The Deltaproteobacteria bacterium genome includes the window GCTTGGCCCGCAATATCACGCTGGCGGAAAGCAAGAGCCAGGAGGCCGCGGAACAGACCCGCAAGGCCGAAATCGCGTTACGGGAAGCCGAAGAGGCCCGGATTCACGCCGAACAGGCCAAGCAGGCGGGAATGCTGCACGCCGCGGGTCAGCTGGAAGGTATCGTCGGCAGCGCCACGTCCGCCACGCATGAGCTCAACGCCCAAATCGAGGCATCCAGCCAGGGCGCTGATTTGCAGCGGGAACGCACCACGGAGGCGGCCACGGCCATGGAGCAGATGAATGCCTCGGTGCTCGAAGTCGCCAAGAATGCCTCCCAGGCCGCGGAGAACGCGGAAGTGGCCCGGGACAAGGCCGTGGAAGGGTTTAGCGTGGTCGATAGCGTCATCTCCTCCATTTCCAAGGTACGCCAGGAGACGGAGCGCATGGAGGCCGGTCTGGGACGTTTGGGAGCCCAGGCCGACGATATCGGCGTCATTATCAATGTTATCGACGATATCGCCGACCAGACCAACCTGTTGGCGCTCAACGCGGCCATCGAGGCGGCCCGGGCCGGGGATGCGGGCCGAGGCTTCGCGGTGGTGGCGGACGAGGTCCGGAAACTGGCGGAAAAAACCATGTCGGCCACCAAGCAGGTCGGCGAGGCCATCACGGCCATTCAGTCCGGCACCCGGGATAATATCTCCGGCATGGCCACGGCCGCGAGCCATGTCCAAGAAAGCACCACCCTGGCCAACGCCGCGGGCGAGGCCCTACGGGTCATCAAGGACATCGTGGAAACCACCGCCGATCAGGTCCGCAATATTGCCACGGCTTCGGAAGAACAGTCGGCTGCTTCCGAGGAGATTACCCGTAGCACGGAAGAGGTGAACCGAATCGCGGCCGAGACGGCCGTGGCCATGACCCAATCCGCGCAGGCCATGGCCGATTTGGCAAAAACCGTCGAACGCCTGCAGCAGGTGATTCAAGAACTTAAGTCTTCATGACGCATATCGCCTAGGGCGTTCCGAGCCGGGGACATTTCAGGGGGACGACACCAAACAGTGTCGTCCCCCTGCATTTTGCGAATCATGGCACGGGCTGCATGTCGCCGCGCGGGGCCAGGGCGCGGGCGAGGGCGCGGGCGGGGCTTTCTGGTGTGTTTTTACGTGACCATGGCGTGGTCGGCCGGAATTGTCCAAGGGGGCCCTTGACGCAGTCCGAGGGTAGGCTTATTTTGAACATAATTTCAAAACAAGGATGGTCTATGGGGAGAAGAAGGAAGTGTAGATTCGTGGCCGGATTGCCCGTGGCCACCGTGTTCAAGCCCCAGGGCGTGCCACTGGGACGACTCAACGGATTGGTCTTGGGCGTGGATGGTTACGAGGCCTTGCGTCTGGTCGACGCCGAGGGGCTGACCCAGGAAGCGGCGGCCATGGCCATGGGCGTGTCCCGGCCAACCTTATGCCGTATCCTTGGCGAGGCCAGGACCCAAGTTGCCCGGGCCCTGACCCGGGGGTGGGTCATTCGGATCGAGACGGATCTGCCTGAAATCGCGAACCCGGACATCATAACCGTTCCGTGCTCCGGTCCAGAACTGGACCGCGTCATGGAACATCAAGGAGGACTGTCATGCCAGGACGTGGACAGGGTGGAAGAGGCGGCTGCGGCCAGGGAATGGGCGGTGGACAAGGACGTGGACAGGGAATGGGCGGCGGGTGCCGAGGTCGGAGGACCGGAGCCGGGGCAGTGACTCCGGGTTCTGGCGCCGGCTTGGGACGCGCCCGGCGCGATGGGTCGTGCCTGACGGACGAAGATTCCAAGCAGCCGCTCGTTGACAGCGGAAAGGCCGAGGCATAAATGCTCATTTGAGCAAAACGGAGGAGCAGTGCCACGACCCAGAAAATGTCGCCGTATCGAGGGGTGCCCCAGGGCGTCCTATTTCAAGCCCCAGGGTATCCCCTTGACCGAATTGGTGGAAACCTACCTGTCCATGGACGGGTTCGAAGCCTTGCGCCTAGCTGATTACCATGGTCTGACCATGGAAGAGGGCGCGACGCGCATGCAGGTTTCCCGCCACACCTTCGGGCGCATTCTGGCGGACGCCAGGGGGACCGTGGCCCGTGCTCTTGTCGAAGGATTGGCCCTGCACATCGCTCACGATGCGCACCGCCCGTGTATGCAACTGTATCCGGACCGTGTTGCGGCCCGCGCCAAGGAGCTTTGTATGACGAAGATAGCTATCACCAGTGAAGGCCCGAAATTGACGGACCGTGTCGATCCACGTTTTGGACGGGCCGCCGGCTTTGTCGTTGTCGACGTGGACACCATGGAATCGACCTATATCGACAACGGAAGCTCCCAGAGCCTGTCCCACGGTGCCGGTATTCAAGCCGCGGAAAACATCATCAATGCCGGGGCGTCCGTGCTGCTGACAGGCAGTGTCGGCCCCAAGGCTTTTTCCGCCTTGAAGGGCGGCGGGGTGAGGATTGGCCACAACCTGAACGGCATGACCGTGGGCGAGGCGGTGGAAGCATTCAAGGCGGGCAAGGTTCAATACACCGAATCCCCCAACCGGTAAGGGGGCGGCCATGATCGTAGCGGTTGCCAGCGGCAAGGGTGGTACGGGCAAGACAACGGTCACGGCCTCCCTGGCCGTGACGTGGTCCCGGCCAGTCCTGGCCGTGGATTTGGATGTGGAAGAGCCTAATTTGCATTTGTTTTTGAAACCGGAAATCACCTCGACCGAAGTCGTGCCCCTGGAAGTGCCCGTCGTTGACGAGTCCAAATGCACGTATTGCCGTAAATGCTCGGAATTGTGCCAATTCAAGGCCATTTCCGTCATGGGCCAGGTGATCATGACCTTCCCGGAAATGTGTCACGGCTGCGGCGGGTGCATGGCCATTTGCCCGGAAGGCGCCATTGGCGTTGGCACACGGGAATTGGGTGTCATGGAACAGGGGATGAGCCGGGAGACAATCCCGTGCCTGACCGGTCGGCTGCGCGTGGGCGAGGCCATGAGCCCGCCGCTGATGCGTTTTGTGCGTGGCCGCATGCGGGCCCAGGCGGCGCAAACCGGCTCGGACGTGATTATCGACGCCCCTCCCGGCGTCAGTTGCCCGGCCATGAGCGCGGTGGCCGACAGCGATGTCATCATTCTGGTCACGGAGCCGACGCCCTTTGGTTTTCATGATTTCAAGCTGGCCTGGGAGGCGTTCTCGCCTTTTGAAAAGCCCATGACCGTGATCATCAACCGGGCTGGCCTGGGGGACGACCGCGTCTATGGATTTTGCGCGGAGCACAATCTGCCCATCCTGGCCGAGATTCCGTATCGTCGTGAAATCGCGGAGCATTATTCCAAGGGCCTGATTCTGGCCGAACTGGCGGAAGATTTGTCCGAGCGTTTCGCGAAGGTGGGCCAGGAGGTACGGCGGTTGGCCTCGGAGGTGAGTCATGCGTGAAGTTGTGGTGATCAGCGGCAAGGGCGGCACGGGCAAGACCTCGCTGACGGCGGCCTTTGCCCATCTGGCTGAAAACAAGGTTGTTTGTGATCTGGACGTCGATGCTCCGGATTTGCATCTGTTGCTCAACCCGACCGTGACGCGGGCGGAAGAATTTATTTCCGGACATGAAGCGGTCATCGATCCCGAAAAATGCACCGGATGCGGCATCTGCGCCTCCATGTGCCGCTACGATGCCATCGACGCGGTTGACGGCGTGTACCGGGTCGATCCCCTGCGCTGCGAGGGATGCAAGGTGTGCGTGGCTTTTTGTCCGGTGGAGGCCATCGATTTTCCGGCCCGCCATTGCGGGCAATGGTACATGAGCGAGACCCGGTTTGGCCCCATGGTCCACGCCCAGCTTTTCCCTGGGCAGGAAAACTCCGGGTTGCTTGTTTCCCGCTTGAAAAAGGAAGCCCGGGCCTTCGCCGAGGCCAAGGGGCTCGACCTTATTCTCTGCGACGGCGCGCCGGGCATTGGTTGCCCGGTTATCGCATCCTTGTCCCAGACGGACTTGGCCGTGGTCGTGACCGAGCCCACCCCGTCCGGGGTGCACGATCTGGAGCGGGTCGCCAGCCTGTGCGGGCATTTTCGGACCAAGGTCGCGGTGGTGGTCAACAAATATGATCTTAATCCGGACCAAACGCATCGGATAGAAGCGTTGTGCCGTGAAAAAGGATATACGCTGGCCGCGCTGCTGCCCCACGACACGATCGTGACCGAGGCCATGGTGCGGCGCTTGGCCGTGACCGAGCTGGAAAACACCGACTTTGGCCGCTTGACGCGCGAGGCCTGGGCGACCATCACAGCTCTTTTGAATGCATAAGATTGGAACAAGGAGAAAACATGGAAAAGGCAAGAATAGCGGTCCCCTCGGCTTTGCCTGGAGGACTTGAGGCGCAGGTCGGCGCGCATTTCGGGCACTGCGACCTGTACACCATCATCGATATCGAAAACGATGCCGTGGCCAAGGTCAGCACCCTGCCCAACGTGCCGCACGAGCAGGGCGGCTGCATGGCCCCGGTGCAGTATCTGGCCGACAATGGCGTCAATTTGCTCATTGCCGGCGGCATGGGCATGCGGCCCCTCATGGGCTTCAATCAGGTTGGCATCGATGTTTTTTACGGCGCGGACGCACCCAGCGTCGGCATTGCCGTGGACGCCCTGCTCAAAGGCGCGTTGACCCGCTTCACCCAGGAATACACCTGCGGTGGCGGACGCTAGACATCCTCAGACATCCTCATCGGCCGACCGGGCCCGTGGCGGTCGGTTTTTTTCCAAGGAGAACGCAATGCGCGTGGCAATTCTGAGCAACCGTCGGGACGCCCTGGGTGATTTCGCCCAGGGGCTGGAGGCGGACGTGGACTGGATCGAAAACCCGACCGACATCCTGGGCCAGGCCGCTTCCGGAGCATGGCAGCTCGTCGTGGTCGACGCCATGCGGTCGGATTTGTCCTACAAATCTTTCTTGATGGATTTGTTGGGCAAGAACGCCATGCTCAATTCCGTGGTCATCACGGACATGGACGAAGAGGCCTTTCATGAAGACAGCGAGGGACTTGGCGTGCTGTGCGCCGTGCCTGCCCAGCCCGGCCGGGTTCATGGTGAACAGGCCA containing:
- a CDS encoding DUF134 domain-containing protein; this encodes MPRPRKCRRIEGCPRASYFKPQGIPLTELVETYLSMDGFEALRLADYHGLTMEEGATRMQVSRHTFGRILADARGTVARALVEGLALHIAHDAHRPCMQLYPDRVAARAKELCMTKIAITSEGPKLTDRVDPRFGRAAGFVVVDVDTMESTYIDNGSSQSLSHGAGIQAAENIINAGASVLLTGSVGPKAFSALKGGGVRIGHNLNGMTVGEAVEAFKAGKVQYTESPNR
- a CDS encoding 4Fe-4S dicluster domain-containing protein, giving the protein MREVVVISGKGGTGKTSLTAAFAHLAENKVVCDLDVDAPDLHLLLNPTVTRAEEFISGHEAVIDPEKCTGCGICASMCRYDAIDAVDGVYRVDPLRCEGCKVCVAFCPVEAIDFPARHCGQWYMSETRFGPMVHAQLFPGQENSGLLVSRLKKEARAFAEAKGLDLILCDGAPGIGCPVIASLSQTDLAVVVTEPTPSGVHDLERVASLCGHFRTKVAVVVNKYDLNPDQTHRIEALCREKGYTLAALLPHDTIVTEAMVRRLAVTELENTDFGRLTREAWATITALLNA
- a CDS encoding (4Fe-4S)-binding protein, whose product is MIVAVASGKGGTGKTTVTASLAVTWSRPVLAVDLDVEEPNLHLFLKPEITSTEVVPLEVPVVDESKCTYCRKCSELCQFKAISVMGQVIMTFPEMCHGCGGCMAICPEGAIGVGTRELGVMEQGMSRETIPCLTGRLRVGEAMSPPLMRFVRGRMRAQAAQTGSDVIIDAPPGVSCPAMSAVADSDVIILVTEPTPFGFHDFKLAWEAFSPFEKPMTVIINRAGLGDDRVYGFCAEHNLPILAEIPYRREIAEHYSKGLILAELAEDLSERFAKVGQEVRRLASEVSHA
- a CDS encoding DUF134 domain-containing protein; translated protein: MGRRRKCRFVAGLPVATVFKPQGVPLGRLNGLVLGVDGYEALRLVDAEGLTQEAAAMAMGVSRPTLCRILGEARTQVARALTRGWVIRIETDLPEIANPDIITVPCSGPELDRVMEHQGGLSCQDVDRVEEAAAAREWAVDKDVDREWAAGAEVGGPEPGQ
- a CDS encoding dinitrogenase iron-molybdenum cofactor biosynthesis protein → MEKARIAVPSALPGGLEAQVGAHFGHCDLYTIIDIENDAVAKVSTLPNVPHEQGGCMAPVQYLADNGVNLLIAGGMGMRPLMGFNQVGIDVFYGADAPSVGIAVDALLKGALTRFTQEYTCGGGR